GCCTCGAAAAAATGAGCATCCCTGTTGGAGATGATAATATAGCAGGGGTTCAGGTACTTGATGTTATGTCTGCACGGGGGATTCCTTTTAAAGTATTATTCATCCTGAACATGAATGAGAAGGTGTTTCCGAGGAACATCAGGGAAGACCCCCTGTTAAAGGATGCTGTAAGGAGGATAATCGAGCATGACCTTGGGTTTAAAATAAATTTTAAGATAACAGAAAAGTTATATGGTTATGAAGAGGAGAAACTCCTTTTTTACCTCCTGCTTAGCTCAGCAAGTGAACGGGTATTTATCTTATACCAGAGGACTGATGAGGCAGGCCAGATAAAAATCCCGTCGGGATATATTTATGAGATGACGAAGGGGTATCCTCTTAAACCGGAGATTAATATACCGAGACGGCTCTCTGATAAGTTCACTGTTTCGGAATATTTTACCTACCGCCTGCTGACACCAAAGGAGCTTGCTGTAAGGGTTATCTTAGAAAGGAGAGACACTTGGGACGTAATCTCAGGATTCGATCTGAACCCGGTGCTGTATAAGAATGGGCTTGCTTATTTAAAAATGATTGAGAATAAAGGCCATGACCTGACGCGGTTTGACGGACTTACAGGAGAGCTGAATCTCTACCGGGAGAATATTAAGTCTTACGGCATCTCTCCAACATCCCTTGAGGCTTACGCCCGCTGTCCGTTTTCCTATTTTATGAGCCGCGTTCTTGGATTAAGGAAATTAGAGCGGCCGGAGAATATTTGTGAGATTTCACCTGCTGATACCGGGACTATCTGTCATGCAATATTAAGAAGGTTTTACAGCAGCGGCAATTGTAGTTTTGAAGAGGCCGCCCTTGCAGAATTCAAAAAATATCAGGAGGAAAACCAGACAGGCTATCCCCTGCTATGGGAGATACTTCAGAAAAGATTAACCAATGTGCTGAAGGCCCTTATAGAATTGGATAATCAGGAGATGTCCGTTTCAGGGTTTAAGCCGTTTGCTTATGAGATTGATGAGAGAAGTCTTTTCCATGAAGAAAAACCCCACCCTCACCCTGATCCCCCCTCCTGCCTCCCCCCGCAAAAGAGGGGGGAGGGATTTGGAAGGAATTTAATTGCAGCTCTCCCTGAGGGAGAGGAAATTCCCCTCCCCTTCAAGGAGAAAGCCAAGGATGATGAAAATTCCCTCCCCTTCAAGGGGAGGGTTAGAGCCTGCCCCCGAAGTAGTTATCGGGGGGTGGGGATGGGGTTATCTCCGGATGAAGCTGTCTCTTTCCACGGCATCATTGACAGGATAGATGTAAACACACAAAAAGGTCAATTCAGGGTTATTGATTATAAATTCAAGACAGGAAGAAAGATGAGCAGTGATGATAAGAACCTTCCCCTTTCTGCCGTAAGGGGAAAGAGGCTGCAGCCCCCTTTATATCTGCTGATGGCAAAGGAATATCTGAAAAAGATGGGATTGGAAAATCTTGTTTCATCAAAGGTGAGCTTCTATTTTATCGCACCTGCCTGGGATTCGGAGGACAAAAATGGGATACGCTCTGAATTCCCTGGTGACTGCTGGGATGGACCGCTTGGCAGTCAGATAAACACAACCGCGGCATTATTGATAAAAGGGATCATGGACGGGCTCTTTTTTATTATCCCCGGTGATTATTGTGATAACTGTGACTATTCAACAATATGCCGCAAAAATCATTTCCCCTCATTCATTAGGGCAGAGAGGGATGAAAGGGTGAGACCGTATTATAATTTAAGGAAAGAAGTAGTTAAGTGAACATGTTTGAGATGTGTGTCACAAAGTGAGCAGAAGTTAGAAGTAAGAAGCAAGAAGTTAGAGATTAAGTTTCCCTCCCCTTCAAGGGGAGGGTCAGGGTGGGGATGGGGTTACCTTATTATGAACAATCTTCCTGACTATGAAAACAGAAGGCTTGCAGTTTCAACTTTTGACAAGAATATAGTTGTCACTGCAGGGGCCGGTACCGGTAAAACCACTCTACTTGTTGACCGTATCTTATGCCTTTTAATGAGGCCGCATGATCCATTAAAGATTACAGACATAGTTGCACTAACCTTTACAAATAAGGCCGCAGGGGAGATGAGAAGCCGTCTCAGAAAAAAACTGGAGGGGATTATTGCAATTCCCCCTCCCTTAACCGGAGGAGATGAAAAACCCCACCCTCACCCTGATCCCCCCTCCTGCCTCCCCCCGCAAAAGAGGGGGGAGGGATTTGGAAGGAATTTAATTGCAGCTCTCCCTGAGGGAGAGGAAATTCCCCTCCCCTTCAAGGAGACGGCCAAGGATGATGAAAATTCCCTCCCCTTCAAGGGGAGGGTTAGGGTGGGGATGGGGTTAATTACGCCTGAAAACCGTATGCTCTCCGAGATTTTTGATGATTATCAACTCAGTGATATTGAAATCAGGAAGCGGGCGAGGAATGCACTATCTGAGATCGAGAAGGCACAGATATGTACAATGCACAGTTTTGCAGGGTATGTGCTCCGTCTTTATCCTGTAGAGGCAGGCATAGACCCAGGATTTACAGAAGATGATGGGGCTGCTTTTGAAGAGCACTTTGAGAGGGAATGGGAAGACTGGCTTGATACTGAGTTATCCCAAAAACCGCCGCACAGAGAATTGTGGGAGGAAATTCTTGAAAAGACCACACTTGATTCCCTCAAGGATTTTGTCAGGGAGTTATGTAAGGAAACGATTCCACTAAATTCCCTGGCAAATCCTCATGAGCCAGTGTTTACAAAGGGAGATGAAAATGAGCGGGACAAGAATGTCCCGCCTATCGTTAATATAAAACCGGATAGGCGGGGTTTTCTAACCCCGCCGGAGGATTTTCGGATAAATCAAGACCCTAACCCTGCATTCGTCTCCTGGCTTGAGTCAAACAATCGTCGTATTCAGGAACTCCTTAGCAAGTACACAAAAAAGAGAAAAGTAGAAAAACTCTTAGTTGTTTCAGAAGATGTGTTTGACGATGTATTGTCAGACATTACGCCGGAGATAATGGATGATGATACAAGTACAAAGCCCACAGACTGGGATGAAGAGGATTATGAAGATGCAGTTCGAATCATAAAGTCTGCAAAAAGGCTTTCTACTGCTGATGATGAATTTTTCTCCCGCGTGCTGAAACTCTGCCTCCCCTTTGCAGGCAGATGCAGGGAGAGATTTACAGCTTCGGGTTACATATCATTTGACGGCCTCCTATCATTCTGCCGTGAAATCCTGAAAAACATAAAAGATGTACGGGAAGATTTAAAGAACCGGTTTAAGGCCATCCTTGTTGATGAGTTTCAGGACACTGACCCGGTGCAGTATGAGATTGTCCTGTACATGGCTGAGGTTTCAGGACAACATGAGACTGACTGGCGTAAGGTAAAACTTACACCAGGGAAGCTATTTATAGTCGGCGACCCCAAACAGTCTATCTATTCCTTTCGTAAGGCTGACATAGAGGCATACTCCCAGGTAAGGGATATGGTGCTGTCGGATAATCCCGGGAGTAAGACAGACCTTCTTACAAACTTCAGGAGTAATAACAGGATTATTGATGTTGTAAATGGCCTGTTTTCACAACTTATAAAAAAACGTGGATTATATCAGCCGGAATATATCAGGCTGGTGAACCGTGCTGATAATGAGGCATTTCTGAATGACCAGAAGGTTGAGCTTAGGCTTATCGCCACCGGTGATGGAGATGATATTAATGCACAGAGGGCTGTCAGGCTTGAGGCTGAGGCTATTGGAAGATGGATCAAGGAAGAGGCCGTTGATAAGAAAGAGGTACCGGGCCCTGACGGAAAAAAGATGCTTGTATCATACAGGCATATTGCCATACTGCTCAGGAAATTGACGGATGTCAATGATTATATTGAGGTCTTACGAAAATACGACATACCTTATACAGTTGAAGGTGAGAAGCACTTTTATTCAACCCAGGAGGTGATAGATTTTGTAAACCTGCTCAGGGTTATAGATAATCCTGCTGACAGCCTTGCAATGACAGGTGTCTTACGTTCACCCCTCGGCGGTTTATCTGACAAGGAGATTTATGAATTGAACAGGCTCTCCATGCTTGATTACAGAAATCCGGTTCTTAATCTTAACCTTAACCTTAATCTTAATCTTAATTCCCTCTCCTCTCTTTATAACCGTCTCGCATTGCTGAAAAAAGAGGCAGGCGCTATGCCGGTTCCTGATGCAATCCATTTTATATTTGATACCCTTCCTGTGCTTGAATTTGCGGCGAGTTCTTATAATGGCGAACAAGCGGTTGCCAATCTGTTGAAGATTCAGAAGATTGCAGAATTACAGAGCGACAGGGGTGACCTCACACTCAAGGGTTTTACCGGTTTGCTTGAAGAGAATATCACTCAACTACAGGAAGAAGGGGAGAGCCTTTTATCTGAAGAGGCTGTAAATGTAGTACGCATATTGAGTATTCATAAGGCCAAAGGGCTTGAGTTTCCGGTCGTGATACTTGCAGGTACCCACAGTTATCCTAATGTGAGGGAAGACAGTGTCAGCGTTGTACATGACTGGTCAACCGGCACAACAGGGTTAAAATTGAATAATCTGAGGAACCGTGCCTCAGTAATGCACTATGATAAAAATACATTAAAGGATGAAGAAGAGCAGAAGAGGCTTCTGTATGTTGCAATGACAAGGGCAAGGGAAAGCCTGATTATTTCCGGCACACGCTACGGTAAGTTAAATAAGAACTGTTTTCTTGAGATGATCAGGGAGGTGACCGGAGACTTCCCTGGTGAAGGTGACAGCGGAGATATATTGCTGAGTAACGGGAAAATCAATCAGAGCATAATTAAATATGATGCATTAAAAAAAGAGAAGACTTCGGCCGGGAGGAAAACGGAAGATTTTACAGGGAAGACTGCCGTAGTAAAGCAGGTACCTATAGAAATTGCAGAGATTGCAGGGCAGTGGAACCAAAGGACTAATCGTTATAACGAGATGCATAGTAAAACTATCTTTATCACCCCAACAAAGCTGGAGATGGAATATGCCGATTCTGAGCAGAAGCAGAAGCAAGAGGTAAGAATTGCAACAGAAATTCCACCTCCCTTGAGGGGTGGGGGGGAGCAACGAGGATATTCGGAAAAACCCCACCCTCACCTTAATCTTCTCCCTGATGGAGAGGAAAATTTCCTCCCCTTCAAGGGGAGGGTTAGGGTGGGGATGGGGTCATTTTACGATGAATCTAACTCATCATCAGGTGAGAGGTCATTACTTATCGGCACTGTTATACACCATATCCTTGAGCAGTGGGATTTTAAAAATGATAGGTTGATGAATGACACAGACATGGAAGATGTTATTGAAATGTTTATTCCGGTCATTGCTGAGGGCAATTTGTCCGGAATTAAAGAAGAGGTCACCGGCATAATGGAAAAGTTTTTATTGTCACCTGTGTATAATGAATTGAAAAAGGTGGAGATACTCGGCAGGGAGGTTCCTTTTACAATGCTTTGGGACGCACAAATCATAGAAGGTGTCATTGACCTTATATATAAAGATGGAGACACTGTTTATATTGCGGATTACAAAACAGACAAGGTACCCGTATCCGGCAGCGTTCCCCCTTTAGAAAATGAGGACAAGGGGGGATTTGAAAATCTGATTTCCAGGAAATATTCAATATCCGCAAAAATATATATCGAGGCAGTAAAGCGGTGTCTTTGCCTTGATGCCGGAGGTTTCAATCTTATATTTCTGCGGCCTGCTAAGAGTGTCCTGATAAGATTAACTTGAGATAAGAAAGAACCAAATTGTAAAGCAATTCCTGCTTTATTAATTTCTATTTTTGTGATACTTTCTACCTGCGCATTTTTACGCCTCCTTATGCTTAGAGATTCCGGATTGAGCAATAAGCAGAATAGACTGAAGGCTGAAGACTGAAGGTAGAAGCAAGAAGTTAGAGGTAAGAGCAGAACATCCCCTCCCCTTAGTCCCCTCCAGCAAGGGGAGGGAAGATATGAAAGATTGCCGAAGATTCCCCCTCCCTTGACGGGAGGGGGGTAGGAATGTCCTGAGCGAAGTCGAAGGGGGGAGGGCGAGCTATGGAGATTTTCGGGTGAACCCCCATGAGCCTCCGGCTCACAAAGGAACATGAAAATGAGGCCACCTCACCCGGACCCTCTCCCGCCAGGGGAGAGGGAGGCTAACGTTTATTCCCTCCCCTTCAAGGGGAGGGTTAGGGTGGGGATGGGGTTTATTTTCGGGTGAACTCCCATGAACCGAGGGTTCACAAAGGGGCATGAAAGTCAGCGGGACAGGAATGTCCCGCCTATCCTCATAGATATGGATAGGCGGGGTTTTCTTACCCCGCCGGAAGGGATTTTCGGATGAACCGTCATGAAACGGAGGTTACACAAAGGAGGATGAAAACCACCCCCCCAAGCCCCCCCTTGTAAAGGGGGGGAAAGTTCCTTTGGTGCTCAATTGCCTACGG
The sequence above is a segment of the Nitrospirota bacterium genome. Coding sequences within it:
- a CDS encoding exodeoxyribonuclease V subunit gamma, producing MQKIYLGNFHPDLEQAIFRNIRFIKEEDPLAPIAIVVPSKHLSSRLKVFLTRECGMNLMGVHFLTFHSLAVKVCEERYGHVKNLITDDFFFTEFLRRILKEDSAMSGADAFRYFSDTPEGCGALWATLRDMKDARVDPDILAEALREGVFKNEDISKVVPLNLLFKEFFSRLSILGITGYSDFTDMAEGLVPSSEFLHKFKEIIYYGFYDLTQVQYDLFHSIAQNYPCSLYFPLVDNTPAYSFAKRFYEGYIQGMINDQGNIIRLSTPVETAVKSETLFPFGHKTIVINVSGAEDEVLTVAKGILRLVEDDEYNFSDIGVTARDIDGYGLLIERIFRTHRIPYISSAKVPVNRYQNTKAVHLLLSVLREDFRRSDIIDLVSSHYCRVKEFCPQGVEPEPDLWDMVSRKAGISKGIEEWKRLDKYGSSSSENQPHPHPTPPLEGEGINIAPSPSGRGPGEGGVFIALCEPKAHVGSSENNPPMPPLIQRGGVSDEDAYVPPIKWEQISGLKSFITSLKTDFDTLPGYGEWEVYIDKFRQLIKKYLDTESFIDDALLSLKSFNLTSREVTLNDFTDIFIRRLEKMSIPVGDDNIAGVQVLDVMSARGIPFKVLFILNMNEKVFPRNIREDPLLKDAVRRIIEHDLGFKINFKITEKLYGYEEEKLLFYLLLSSASERVFILYQRTDEAGQIKIPSGYIYEMTKGYPLKPEINIPRRLSDKFTVSEYFTYRLLTPKELAVRVILERRDTWDVISGFDLNPVLYKNGLAYLKMIENKGHDLTRFDGLTGELNLYRENIKSYGISPTSLEAYARCPFSYFMSRVLGLRKLERPENICEISPADTGTICHAILRRFYSSGNCSFEEAALAEFKKYQEENQTGYPLLWEILQKRLTNVLKALIELDNQEMSVSGFKPFAYEIDERSLFHEEKPHPHPDPPSCLPPQKRGEGFGRNLIAALPEGEEIPLPFKEKAKDDENSLPFKGRVRACPRSSYRGVGMGLSPDEAVSFHGIIDRIDVNTQKGQFRVIDYKFKTGRKMSSDDKNLPLSAVRGKRLQPPLYLLMAKEYLKKMGLENLVSSKVSFYFIAPAWDSEDKNGIRSEFPGDCWDGPLGSQINTTAALLIKGIMDGLFFIIPGDYCDNCDYSTICRKNHFPSFIRAERDERVRPYYNLRKEVVK
- a CDS encoding UvrD-helicase domain-containing protein; translated protein: MNNLPDYENRRLAVSTFDKNIVVTAGAGTGKTTLLVDRILCLLMRPHDPLKITDIVALTFTNKAAGEMRSRLRKKLEGIIAIPPPLTGGDEKPHPHPDPPSCLPPQKRGEGFGRNLIAALPEGEEIPLPFKETAKDDENSLPFKGRVRVGMGLITPENRMLSEIFDDYQLSDIEIRKRARNALSEIEKAQICTMHSFAGYVLRLYPVEAGIDPGFTEDDGAAFEEHFEREWEDWLDTELSQKPPHRELWEEILEKTTLDSLKDFVRELCKETIPLNSLANPHEPVFTKGDENERDKNVPPIVNIKPDRRGFLTPPEDFRINQDPNPAFVSWLESNNRRIQELLSKYTKKRKVEKLLVVSEDVFDDVLSDITPEIMDDDTSTKPTDWDEEDYEDAVRIIKSAKRLSTADDEFFSRVLKLCLPFAGRCRERFTASGYISFDGLLSFCREILKNIKDVREDLKNRFKAILVDEFQDTDPVQYEIVLYMAEVSGQHETDWRKVKLTPGKLFIVGDPKQSIYSFRKADIEAYSQVRDMVLSDNPGSKTDLLTNFRSNNRIIDVVNGLFSQLIKKRGLYQPEYIRLVNRADNEAFLNDQKVELRLIATGDGDDINAQRAVRLEAEAIGRWIKEEAVDKKEVPGPDGKKMLVSYRHIAILLRKLTDVNDYIEVLRKYDIPYTVEGEKHFYSTQEVIDFVNLLRVIDNPADSLAMTGVLRSPLGGLSDKEIYELNRLSMLDYRNPVLNLNLNLNLNLNSLSSLYNRLALLKKEAGAMPVPDAIHFIFDTLPVLEFAASSYNGEQAVANLLKIQKIAELQSDRGDLTLKGFTGLLEENITQLQEEGESLLSEEAVNVVRILSIHKAKGLEFPVVILAGTHSYPNVREDSVSVVHDWSTGTTGLKLNNLRNRASVMHYDKNTLKDEEEQKRLLYVAMTRARESLIISGTRYGKLNKNCFLEMIREVTGDFPGEGDSGDILLSNGKINQSIIKYDALKKEKTSAGRKTEDFTGKTAVVKQVPIEIAEIAGQWNQRTNRYNEMHSKTIFITPTKLEMEYADSEQKQKQEVRIATEIPPPLRGGGEQRGYSEKPHPHLNLLPDGEENFLPFKGRVRVGMGSFYDESNSSSGERSLLIGTVIHHILEQWDFKNDRLMNDTDMEDVIEMFIPVIAEGNLSGIKEEVTGIMEKFLLSPVYNELKKVEILGREVPFTMLWDAQIIEGVIDLIYKDGDTVYIADYKTDKVPVSGSVPPLENEDKGGFENLISRKYSISAKIYIEAVKRCLCLDAGGFNLIFLRPAKSVLIRLT